From the Myxococcota bacterium genome, the window TCGCGAAGCGCGAAGAGGATCGCAACGGCGACGGCGAGATCGACGTGACCTCGATCTACAAGAAGGGGAAGCTGGTCAAGCGCGAGATCAGCAACCCGGACCTCGTTCCGCTCTAGCCGGCCGCGGGTGGCCCCCGCAGCCGCTCACGCCTCACCTGATCACTCCGCGGTGTCGGCCTCGATCTCGAGCTGCTTGCGTTGGATCTCGCGGAAGCGCTTGATCCGGTCGCGCTCGATGTAGAGCATCAGCTCCTTGTTGCGCTCGCGGATGCGTTCGAGCTCGAGGGCGAGGCTCCGTCCGCCCTGGCCGGACGGCTCGAAGTCGAGTTCCACATCGATGTGGGTACTCGTCCCATCCGAAGCCAGCGCGGTGACGCGCACGGCGTTGCGCCCCTCGCGGACGGGCACGAAGCCCGAAAAGCGACCGTCGGGCAACAGACTGACGTCGTAGGAGACCTCGCGGGTGGTGAGGTTCGTGAAGACGACGTCCTCGATGTCGGCGAAGCTCGCCGCCTGCAGGAACGACACGATGTCTCCCGGCTTCTGGACGGGCAGGAACGTGCCTCCGGTGATCCGCGCGATCTCGGTGGCCGCGAAGGGGTTGGTGAGCGCCTTCGGTCCGAGGGCGTAGGTGTTCACAGTGACGCCGGCGCGCTCGGCGAGCCGCGCGGCCGCCACCGCCGCTTGCACGTCGCCCGGATCCGACTCGGAGCCCAGGCCGATCGGGAAGGTCGGCACACCGTCGGTGAGGAAGAGCACGAGCTTCTGGGTGCCGACCCGCGGCGCGCTGCGCGCGCCCTGGAGCCCGGCGAGTTCGGTGATCGCGAGTCGCAGACCCGCGGCGAAGTTCGTGCCACCGTACGGACCGCGGGCGAGGATCTCGGGCAAGCGCGCGCGCACGGCACCGAAGTCGTTCGTGAGCGGCACCTCGAGCCAGGCGTCTTCCTGGTCGTAGCGCTTGCGAAAGCCGGTGTCCGGATTCATCTCGCCCGAGAAGCTGATCACGCCGACGCGAATGCGTCCCGATCCCCGTTGCCCGGCGAGAGTGGCCAACAGCGCGTCGGCAGCGCGCACCTCGGCCGCGAGGATCGCGTCGCCCGGATCCGTGGACACCGTGCGCGCTGGATAGGTGCCCGGCGGCGCACCGCTGGTCGTGGGGTTGATGCCGACCACGCCGTCGCCGTCGACGTCCGTCCCACTGGCGGATCGCGTCGAGCCGGAGATGTCGAGCACGACCATGATGTCGAAGTCGACGGGACGACCGGCGGAAGCGACGGCCACGCCGCGGAGCGGTGCCTGGTGCACCTCGTTGCGGACGACCTCGCCCGGCTCGGGCGACTGCACGAAGATGCGCAAGGGAGCCGGCAGCGCGGGGGCGACGGGCGCTGCGGCCTGCGCATGAGCCGGCCCGGACGCGAGGAGCCCCGCGAGCAACCAGGCGCCGACGAGGGCGACGCCGCGCGCAGCGGCGCTCATGAGGTCGGCGTCGCCTCGGCGGCCGGCGTCTCTGCCGAATCCGCGTTCGAAGTGTCGGCGTCGGCGGGAGCGTCGTCCCCGGACTCGGCCGCCGCTGCCGTTTCGGTGGACGGTCGCGTCGGTTCGGGACGTACCGAGAAGCGATCGATCTTCGCGAGGCGCGCCGCGATCGTGTCGAGCGCGTCGACGATCACCGCGCCGACGCTCGCCAGACTCTCCTCGGCGCAGTGCATCGGCAGATCGTCTGCGGTGCCCGCGTAGACACCGGGCGCCTCCGCGCCACCGAAGGCGGTATCGGCGAGGCCCACGACGGCGCGCAGGCCGCGTTCGCGGAAGGCGGCGTGGCTCGACGTGAAACTCTCGTAGCCGGCGTGCGGCACGAAGCTCTCGGTTTCTCCGAGGCGACGGGCCGCGCGCCAGAACTCCTCGCGGTAGTTGCGATGCGAGCCGAGGTCGCGCGCGATCGCGAGCTCGGCGTCGCAGACGCGGTTGACACTGACCAGCAAGCGCACGTCGTCGAGACGTCCGCCCTGCTGCCAGGTTTCGGCGAGGGTGCGGCTGCCCCACCAGCGCGAGTTCGCCACGTCGCCTTCGCCCTGGCCGAGGCGCCCTTCCCCGTCGAGGAACACGATCTCGACCGTGTAGGGGAACTCGCGACGGGCGAGCACGCGCGCCACCTCGAGCAGGACCGCCGTACCCGACGCACCGTCGTTGGTCCCGACGAAATCGAAGCCCTCGTGACGACCGCTGTCGTAGGGGGCGACGAGCACGAAGCGGTCTGCAGACGTGCCAGGCAGCCGCGCCAGGACGTGGGTGAGCGCGACGGGGGGGAGCCCGTCGGGCGTGGCAACCGTGTCGACCGTCTCGACGGGAACGCCGTAGCGCTCCAGGTAGTCGCGGATGCGGCGCCGGGCCGCCTCGGCTGCGTCCGAGCCCGGCGTTCGGGGCCCCAGAGCCGCCAGCATCTCCAGCTCGGCCCAGGCGGCGGACGCCTGGAAGTCCGCGGGCATCTCCTCGACGGGAGCCGCGGGCTCGGCAGCGTCGTCGACGGGAGACGATCCGCCCACACAGGCGCCGCAGGCCGGCAGGGCCAGGGCGAGGGTCCAGACGAGCGCGCGGGGACGGCGGAGACGGCGGGGCAAGCCTCGAAATCCTTCGAAGAATCGGGGGCCTAGTCTAGCGCCACGGCCTGCCGGCGGGACCGGGATCGGGCTTGCCCGGGCGATGCCCCGACGATCGGCGCCAGGCCACGGACCGTCCTCCCCACCCGCTCCCCGACGCGAACTGGGGGTTCCCCGAAGGGGATACGAAAAAAGTTGCGTGCTTGTGTGACACGAAAGGGTCTTTTGGGCCACTTCCTCAACAGTGGGCCCCTTCTTCGGGTGGGGCTTTTCAAGAGTGGAAGGGCAGGATCTCGTCCTCTGCGGGATCCTGCCTTTCTTCCTTCTGGAGCCCGGGATCGTTCTGCGACCCCATTTTCCCCGTCGGCCACCTCGCTGACTCGACGCCCACGCCTCTCACCCCTCGGTCCCGACTCGAGGGAAGCATGTCCAGAGTCGTCTCCGCGGCGCTCAGCGGCATCGACGGGTTCGGCGTGGAAGTCGAGGTGCGGATCAGCTCGCAGCTTCCGCGCGTCGAGATCTTCGGCTTGCCCAGCGCGGCCGTGCGCGAGAGTGCCGCTCGGGTGCGGGCGGCGCTCGTCGCCGCCGGTGAGAAGTTCCCCGACCGGCGCGTGACGATCCATCTGGCCCCCGCCGATCGGCGCAAGAGCGGGGCGAGCCTCGACCTCGCGATCGCCGTCGGTCTGCTCGCGGCGGCCGGACAACTCGAAGCGCCGGCGCTCGAAGGCGTGGGGTTCCTCGGCGAGCTCGCCCTCGATGGACGCCTGCGTCCCGCGCGCGGTGCCCTGGCGCTCGCCCTCGGTGCACGTGCTGCGGGCTGCCACACGCTGATCGCACCGGGCGCGAGCGCCCGCGAAGCGGCATTGGCGTCCGGGCTGCGGGTGCTCGGGGCCGAAGACCTCGCGACGACGCTGGCGCATCTGCGTGGGGGCGAGCCGCTGTGCGAGATCGGCCCGGCGCCCTTCGATGCAGCAGCGACCCACGTCCCCGACCTGGCCGACGTGCGCGGCCAGACCGTGGCGAAGCGCGCGCTCGAGATCGCGGCCGCTGGAGGACACGGGGTGCTCCTCGTCGGAGCACCAGGTTCGGGGAAGACGATGCTCGCGCGTCGTCTGCCCGGCTTCCTTCCCCCGCTCTCGTGGGACGAAGCCGTCGAGGTGACCCGCATCCACGGCAGCGTCGCTCCGCTGAACGGACCCATCGCAGGACAGCGACCCTTCCGCGCTCCCCATCACACCGCGAGTCCGGCCGGTCTGATCGGAGGCGGCAGGCCGCTTCGGCCCGGCGAGGTATCGCTCGCCCATCACGGCGTGCTCTTCCTCGACGAGTTGCCCGAGTTCGATCGGCGCAGCCTCGAGTCCTTGCGACAGATCCTCGAAGAACGACGCGTCGTGCTGGTGCGCGCCGGGCAGCAGTCGGTGCTGCCCGCCGACTTCCAGCTCGTCGCTGCGGCGAACCCGTGTCCCTGCGGTTGGCTCGGAAGCGGCGTCCGCGACTGCCGCTGCGACGAGGGGCGCGTCGCGCGCTACGGGGCGCGGGTGTCGGGTCCGTTGCTCGACCGCATCGATCTGCACGTGGGGGTGCGACCTGTCCGCTGGTCGGAGTTGGGCGCGCTGCCGAGCGACGGGGACACCTCGCGCGAGG encodes:
- a CDS encoding M28 family peptidase codes for the protein MPRRLRRPRALVWTLALALPACGACVGGSSPVDDAAEPAAPVEEMPADFQASAAWAELEMLAALGPRTPGSDAAEAARRRIRDYLERYGVPVETVDTVATPDGLPPVALTHVLARLPGTSADRFVLVAPYDSGRHEGFDFVGTNDGASGTAVLLEVARVLARREFPYTVEIVFLDGEGRLGQGEGDVANSRWWGSRTLAETWQQGGRLDDVRLLVSVNRVCDAELAIARDLGSHRNYREEFWRAARRLGETESFVPHAGYESFTSSHAAFRERGLRAVVGLADTAFGGAEAPGVYAGTADDLPMHCAEESLASVGAVIVDALDTIAARLAKIDRFSVRPEPTRPSTETAAAAESGDDAPADADTSNADSAETPAAEATPTS
- a CDS encoding YifB family Mg chelatase-like AAA ATPase; amino-acid sequence: MSRVVSAALSGIDGFGVEVEVRISSQLPRVEIFGLPSAAVRESAARVRAALVAAGEKFPDRRVTIHLAPADRRKSGASLDLAIAVGLLAAAGQLEAPALEGVGFLGELALDGRLRPARGALALALGARAAGCHTLIAPGASAREAALASGLRVLGAEDLATTLAHLRGGEPLCEIGPAPFDAAATHVPDLADVRGQTVAKRALEIAAAGGHGVLLVGAPGSGKTMLARRLPGFLPPLSWDEAVEVTRIHGSVAPLNGPIAGQRPFRAPHHTASPAGLIGGGRPLRPGEVSLAHHGVLFLDELPEFDRRSLESLRQILEERRVVLVRAGQQSVLPADFQLVAAANPCPCGWLGSGVRDCRCDEGRVARYGARVSGPLLDRIDLHVGVRPVRWSELGALPSDGDTSREVRTRVERARQRQAHRGATNARLDDAGLDAAFDATPEAHALLGRAVDGLGLSARAARRVLRVARTVADLAGEVRVGPPAIAEALGYRAAPDGIGTP
- a CDS encoding vWA domain-containing protein translates to MSAAARGVALVGAWLLAGLLASGPAHAQAAAPVAPALPAPLRIFVQSPEPGEVVRNEVHQAPLRGVAVASAGRPVDFDIMVVLDISGSTRSASGTDVDGDGVVGINPTTSGAPPGTYPARTVSTDPGDAILAAEVRAADALLATLAGQRGSGRIRVGVISFSGEMNPDTGFRKRYDQEDAWLEVPLTNDFGAVRARLPEILARGPYGGTNFAAGLRLAITELAGLQGARSAPRVGTQKLVLFLTDGVPTFPIGLGSESDPGDVQAAVAAARLAERAGVTVNTYALGPKALTNPFAATEIARITGGTFLPVQKPGDIVSFLQAASFADIEDVVFTNLTTREVSYDVSLLPDGRFSGFVPVREGRNAVRVTALASDGTSTHIDVELDFEPSGQGGRSLALELERIRERNKELMLYIERDRIKRFREIQRKQLEIEADTAE